Within the Miscanthus floridulus cultivar M001 chromosome 2, ASM1932011v1, whole genome shotgun sequence genome, the region tactactactactactactactactactactactactactactactactactactcctaccactactcctactagtactcctcctgctcctactactactctgctttttttgcttatatactgctggtgtgtagtggctgttgctactactactactcctcctcctactcctaccactactcctactagtactcctcctgctcctactactactccttctctattttttttgcttatatactgctggtgtgtagtggctgttgctgctgctactcctcctcctcctcctaccactcctcctactcctactactcctactactcctcctcttactactcctcttactactactattactcctccctgtacttgctacttgtactgctgctcttctttcagtgatgatcctactactactcctaagtggctactgctcttactctactcaactactttctacttactagtgctaagtggctacttctagctactaactgttggctgctgttgctttttttgccaaatctcccaggactcgcctaggacttgttgtcctgtcttttgccatcagctgctgcactttgtttgctaagcagctgttggtttttttgccaaatctcccctctcctcttctctcctttgttttgccgatgatgaaattatccaagtccatacattatatggaatatgagctgatgatcaagaacttatgaggaacttggcatcattagtagccgcccctatattaccttctcctctcttctctgttatgatgccttgatgctccaagttcaagatcagatgatgattgacatgtttctgaggcctctaccactgctactactcttttttgatatattgttgttttataggactactttggtttatagccctttttgatttcttatacatTCTCATGTACCTAAAGCAcattttcttgcatctattagaacaaagcgtgaaataatgtcgtgaacaccagacagtgcagcccgatgccccaagcatgatgagcacccaaccaatgaggagcaagcactagaggaccagctaactcagaagcagttcgataacgagttagaaaagaatctagaagtgatgcttactcaggagcagtgtgacgaggaggaagggggagcagaaggaagagtaggagagtctgctgaaggcgaagaagaagaggatgactcagaagagggatatgaaagtcttgAGGATACTTTCTCACgtgaagctagaaggaggccaatggaggaagatttggacaaggattttgacctgaacgaggaggtagagaaaaagccttagcttgtaaattttgctaaagctttggctgtgttacctctactaatactttgacctatcgtatatataagtccctcctgaaacttgaaaaagacgacatcgacgtccacgacatctcgctggacaagatggagtagaggaaaggagagcggaGGCAATAGCCACAGAGACAGATCACGATGCCTCCGCTCCACAAActtaagacacaaccacgactaccaagcctaagaggaaacgagggaatagaaaaggaaatttatatctagataaggcatgctatgtgataacggacgTCGGGTCAGcgggggagatccttgagccgaaggaattaagaggaaaattcagtaatgcgatcggggccctactaagagataaattgaacctagcaatccctaactagaaagaggtaccagagaacacagaGAATgtactatgggataggcagttgaaggtcaattttagatttctggagggtaagcatgaattggtaaaaaaaaatgctatcagaaTGATGGGAGAGTCGTTCtgatgttggaggtcggagctcaacatgaagtatatccaaaaggggttaactcccttcaacgagttcagcaaaataactcctagtcaaagggaggagctcgtggctcagaagacttcaccggaggcattggagctcagtgcccgtaacaccaagctagcgaagaggaacaaacaccaccatcatctaggccccggtggctactatgccaaggaagaacagtttaggaagatggacaaagaggccgtagctgctaggaatatcgatgtgacgaatttgaaggtacgctcaaggaactggatatatgcgaggagtatagaatcatctggcagtaatcttaagtttgataaaccagagacccaagaggtagtatcaaggatactgaaatatgctgaagacaaggagaagggctcattcaatccttccaaagagagggacaagcttagccttggcttgggaaataaggagcacacaggctgcaccaaggggctagggaaaaggatgacctggaagcaaggattcaaagaggacaggcacatgtacaagaaacatggccgagaccgggagactagtcttgagctccaagtgaaggctctagttgcgaaggtgctGGTGGAGCAAGAATTGTCtacggagccatggatattagaGACGCCGCtaggagaactagcattagttggcagccctccaaaagttcctagcagccaaggttccactgtagccacaaccctagtcgatcgcatatgggaaccaactagttgcaccttggtgtttctcagcggccggtagaacactgtgatggaggtggcaacaggtgtgacacatcctcccggtggcttacaccacaataataagataactccggactacactagggtcaaggtgcatacagtgaagcccgagttcatgcagtggaggatagactatgcaactcctaaggggctagtgttactcggagacattatggggcagttcaacctctggcacaaatgggacattatattgactgcttcttcgctgcctccccctctcccaaatttggagcgagttgttgaggtcggggagatattttcactgtctcatgatccccacattcctgagatgccacattcttccccacctcctagcgagcatgtgcctaataagatgccacaaccttctctagctcataccgagcaagtgcatcatgagataccacagtcttctcaacaagcacagccgatacatgaacaacgagtgcctcctgaagaagctgcagcacaagaagatgagtacgtgcctgaatgggaacttcgaaagaagcatccaatcaccataaggctagtttatgttctgatcaaagacgtctcgtcggtgtccaagtggtattcccatgaccagttcaagcctgagaaccaagttaaaaaagtcccatcatggggttctaaggaggccatcactagcaaactccaccaaattgcaaagcagtatccaaatgttaaTGCCATCAAatagtcaaaggattgcccgaaaacatatgaaagaggcaagcccttcctaccaaactgggacatccaacgcctaccacttggaatgagaaggttccaagattggtacttgcatgttctcccaacAAGCATTGATATCATACaggcatgctttcccaccggcacatttggaagcccagccgggaaaattgtctttgacttcaatgacatgcaaacatgctttcacctgggagaaatggagatgaatctaatttgcacgtggtgcctgtaagtccttgtcctcttgaTATGATAtcaatgtaatctttgaattttgttgtaactaacccacgccgtgatttgtagaatgcaagtgcacattgtcaaacaaatgccaagtgtaaaagtcgggtatgtggaccctcaagctatagcccaaacaaatttcaattaccctaaatggtggacacttaatgccaaagagctagctgctgcaaagactcttcgggagaaagagcacatccgtacagcGAAACTAAGGGACGAGTCCCTTAAGGTTATGGCATATATtaccctggctttcaaaaatctccaacaacactctactatatggctaccatacaacttcgagtaagctcaactctatacttaaagtttTGTTCCATATATTTttttcgatgcaaaagagcttatctagttctatgattaaatccatgcagcaaccactggatttgtatagccatcgatgtcgggaggagcatggcatgggtctttgattcattagataaggacccggcgacatacaaagacttcatatcgattctcaagacgtatatatatcgataatcctcattagcttatatgtttgtatacatacttgtaatattcacttttggatactaacaagttgtatttgctaaaataattcgaacagggcatttaggttctatgtcactaatcatcatggaaggcataatccagcaaggaaggaaaagctggctataaaaacactatgtgcggtaagtgtaacttacttctttagtactccattacatggttgtcaaaagcattacttaacattttcatatgcaaaacacacagtgccccaagcagaagcctgggagtgtacattgtggatactatatttgttctataatgagtaacaccggtgcctataggagacactccttaagggtaagtttgaacctcttcacctgtaatataaaaacttcgtaaatagTATGAAATattaaaccaaaacttgttctcttgtagtggagataagagaaaggaatgaaaagagacccatacaaggatgatcaactcttagagctcgtcggtgacctttgcaacttcatattggaccagattgtacacgtcagaggcgcctaccatgaccgagagtctgagttaggtacaaatcctcagtaccaacaccttcatgagactgaaagactagctctagaacgttgataacaatgtgtttggaatttatatatttaatgatggattgtatatattcttgtgaattggacttgtaattatagtttatagaatactcttgtgcttgtagtcgcggtcgcggggcgttcgggaacgcgaacgtggttcggaacgctggtcgcggggcgttcagcaacgcgaacgcggttcggaatgttggtcgcggggcgttcggcaacgcgaacgctgttcggaacgttggtcgtggcacGTTCAGCAACACGATTTTGAATTGCAAATTTGATTTTTtcttttgcgggaaaacgtactgtagggacggttctagattaaaccgcccctacaaatacctgtttgtaggggcggctggtaatacgagccacccctacaaatctatttgtaggggcggctggtaatacgatccgtccctacaaatcgatttgtaggggcggttggaaacaccagccgccgctacaaatcaatttttaggggcggcctgggaaccgctttacaaatacatgatttgtagagacacttgcgtaggggcggctgggcaaaccgcccctacaaataatctACAACCGCCCCTGGCAACAAAATCGCGTTGCTAACAAGGACCATAAGGTAGCCGCGGCACTACGCTGACCACGCCCAATGGCGACAAGATTGCTCTCGTCATAGGCAAGGCTGAAGAGCAACCAACATGGGGCTATGTTAGTAAACAAGTCAAGACTAGACATTAGATGGACGTGAAATGCATCAGCAATCCCCCAAAGTGGGGGAGGTTGAGGATAAATATTCACCTTTTCATGAAATAGCAAGGGGTGTGTGTGGggggatggggggggggggggggggggttggcaaAGTCGTTGAAAATTGTGTGTTGGGAGCATTCCATGTGCAAGGAGTGGGAAAAGAGATTTTGTTACGGAAGATGAGCTGATGGATTAAGTGGTGTGAGACTTGCTTTTGTTAGCAAAGAGAAATTAACCCTTCATCCCAAAAAATAAATACTATTATAAGTTTTGGATAAATCAAACTTTTCTAAATTTGACCAAgcttataataataaaaaaatcaacatttatatcttcatatatgtttactaggaGAATATATTTTATAACCAATGTAATTGATacttatttaatattataaatattagtattttttgtaCAAATTTGCTCAAACTTAAAATTGTTTGACTTATGCGGAAGTGAGAATTGCATTTCTTTTTGGAATGGATGAAGTAATTTATAAAAATAAATGCTATTGCGGAAAAAAGAACGGGcatgctagcgcccggacgcccGCACCTGTAGTCGTTTTTCATGTCGTTTCGTGCGTCCACGCGGAGCCCAAGCCGCCCTGAACGTCACCAGCATCGAGAAAGAGGGAGAGGGGGCGACTGCAGCCGGcgccaggaggaggaggaaacATCGATGCGAGGCGGCAAAAAatgaggagggagatgcaacatccgatctacttttgaaacatctagatgtaacacttacaatatacgtctgaaggcagatgaaacacttgaaataagcGTCTAAAACACTTATGGAAAATGTCTGAAAAATACTTGAAAATCATtacaaacatatacaacatctagatgaaacacttgcaaacatgcGTATGAAAACACCTAgaccacttgaaacatatgcttgcaacatgcatgcatatacaacatctagataaaacacttgcaacatatgtctggaacagataaaatatttgaaacatacacttaaaacatatgtgtatagccattacaacatttgcaacatctcgatctacttttgcaacatcaatatacaacacttgcaatgtacctctgaaatatttgaaacatttaaaacatactcTTACAACATGTGCTTTCAGCGTAGCATCTACTTACTGCTTGGATGAATGGAGACTCGTCGTGCGGAGCTCAATGCCACGGAGTTGGGGGCTATTCTCATGCTACTTCCCGTGGTCGTCCACGCAGGTGCAATCGGTGCATGCGACAAGGCCGCTTGAGCCGTCGTCGGGCCCTGTCGCCCTGCCTCCACACCGAGCTACTGGAGCACAAGATCCTCAAGGAGATCGCCGCCATCGTGTTGTTCCTCGGGACCGACGTCGTGGCTCCAGGCGGAGAACCGCACCAAGCTCGACGCTGCCAGGACCAGCCGGCAGTGGGTGGTTGAGTTGGAGAAGAAGGTGACCAAATTTTTTTTTAAGAAGCCAGGAGCAGGCTTAGTATCGGGCTCTGCAGGCCTACAAAGAGTGTGTCCAAAGGGTCGGATGACCTGAGGAGAGCATTACCGAAAAAGGAGTAATTGGACTAGAACACCGGTAAACATTTTAGTCATTTGTTTAGTGGAAACCTAAGTAATTCTGCCACATGAAAGTTAAATTCTAGGATGAAACGGCCCGTCCAGTGACCAAATACGATTTGGAATTTGGTGGGCAAAACGGCAATTAGCCATCCGATTTGGCGCGAAGAGCCCAAGACCCCGATCCGCATCCCGCGGTGTCACTCGCCTCCAAACGCCGGAGCACGACGCTGACAAACGGCCCCATACGCGGCGGACCCACACGTCATCTACTCGAACCCGCTGCCCGGGACCCACCTCGGCTCCGTTTCCATTCATCGGTTCCTCCCCTTCCGCCCCGCTTCCACGATCGATCCAACCTGAACCACCCAACCGGTAACCGCCTCCTCGCCGCCCCCGCGTCcaatgccaccgccaccgccgtcgccgccgccgctgccgtccgCGTAGCGTCCCCGCGGCGATGGGCAACACCTGCGTCGGCCCCAGCGCCACCGGCCGCAACGGCTTCCTGGCCAACGTCACCCTGTGGCGGCCGCGCGTCGACGACCCCGCGGCAGCCCCAGCCCTACCGCCGCCCTCCTCCCCCGCCTCCGACAAGGCGCCCGATCCCGTCACCATCCCGGAATCCGAGCATTCCTCGCACCACTCATCCCGATCCACGGACTTGCCACCACCGGCCCCCGCCTCCCAGCCGCAGGCGCAGGACAACCCTCCGGCGAAGAAGCCCGCGCCCAAGGTCAAGCGTGTCCAGAGCGCGGGCCTCCTCGCGGACTCCGTGCTCAAGCGCGACGTTAACACGGCCCGGCTCAAGGACCTCTATACAATTGGCAAGAAGTTAGGGCAGGGTCAATTCGGCACCACCTACCTATGCGTCGAGAAGGCCACCGGCCGGGAGTTCGCCTGCAAGTCCATTGCCAAACGGAAGCTGCTCACGGAGGAGGATGTCGACGACGTGCGCCGCGAGATCCAGATCATGCACCACCTCGCGGGTCATGCAAATGTCGTCTCCATCATCGGCGCCTACGAGGACGCCGTCGCCGTGCAGCTTGTCATGGAGCTCTGCGCCGGTGGCGAACTTTTCGACAGGATCATCCAGAGGGGGCACTATTCCGAGAAGGCGGCCGCGCAGCTGGCCAGGGTGATTGTCGGCGTCGTCGAGGCGTGCCACTCGCTCGGCGTGATGCACAGGGATCTTAAGCCGGAGAATTTCTTGTTTATCAATCAAAAGGAGGACTCGCCCCTGAAGGCCATCGATTTTGGCCTGTCCATCTTCTTCAAGCCAGGTATATATGGCATTGATTCCTTGTCTAGCAATGCAGTTTTATCTGATTGTGAAGTTATTTTAGTATAGTATAATGTGAGCCTGTCAGTGGAGCTAATACTTAGTTAGCAACTGAGGTGCCAATTGCCAAACAGTTGTTACAGAATGGGGGAATTTTCGTATGTAGGGATAGCACTGCTGTCGTCCTGCATGCAAGAGGCCACCATGTGGTCATAACAAAATGTAGATTGACAACTGATACATGCATAGTTTTGTGTGTGTATGCACTTCACACAATGGTTACATCACTTTTACCAATCAACATGCTGTGAGATCACTTATGCTGCTGAACTACATTGAGCAAGTAGTCAGTACTGGTTTTATTTTCTTCAATCTCGTTATAATATCACTACAATTTGCGGTTGATGAGCATCACCCCAAAACTTATGAAGTTCCTAATAAGGTTTGCTTGTGTTCTTATCTTCAATCCCATTCAGCCACATTCATGGCTTAGAAAGTTAGCATAGACCCATTTACACATTGATTTACAGTAGGTGATTTAACACCAGGCTTCTATGCTCAGCAAAAATCCTACATATAAAAgtagcagcagattatgtctgtCTTTTTAAGGAAATATGAGGTGGTGGAAACCAATCGTATGAATGTTATCGCATCCTTTTTACCACAAGCAGTCCTAATTCCTAAATAGCATTCTTCTGATGCCATTTGGACTAAGATAATTGTTTGTGCAGGCGAGATGTTTACAGATGTCGTTGGAAGCCCATACTATGTTGCACCTGAGGTTCTGCTAAAATACTATGGCCGTGAGGTTGATGTCTGGAGTGCTGGTGTCATAATCTATATCCTGTTGAGTGGAGTCCCTCCATTCTGGGATGGTGAGGTTATATGTAGCCATTTCAGTGAAATATTGCATTGCAATTTTATATGACATTGACAGTTGGCATTAAATTGAATTTTCTATTGGTTTCTGGGGCAGAAAGTGAACAAGGGATATTTGAACAAGTTTTGAAAGGTGACTTGGACTTTTCGTCAGAGCCCTGGCCTAGCATCTCAGAGAGTGCAAAGGATTTGGTCAGGAAAATGCTTATTCGTGAtccaaagaagagattgactgcCCATGAAGCCTTATGTGAGTAGCATGAATGCATGTACCAATTCAATAAATAATTCTTTCCTAGTTTATTTAGCCTCATCTCAACCAAATTGGCTATAGTGATTGACCTGGGTTTTCATAGGTCACCCTTGGGTTTGTGTTGATGGAGTTGCTCCTGACAAACCTCTTGATTCCGCTGTTCTAAGCCGGTTGAAACAATTTTCTGCAATGAATAAACTAAAGAAAATGGCCCTTAGGGTGAGTACTAATACCAATGGTCTATCTCTGCATTATACCGATGCTATTCGTGGTTCATCTTCTTTGTGCTTGTAGGTTATTGCTGAGAGTTTATCTGAGGAAGAAATTGCAGGATTAAAAGAAATGTTCAAAATGCTTGACACTGACAACAGTGGTCATATCACAATGGAGGAACTAAAAACTGGCTTGCAGAGAGTTGGTGCTAATTTGATGGACTCAGAAATCAATGCTCTAATGGAAGCAGTAAGTATTCCAAGATGATCAGATCACCCCCACATCGGTTCCCATTGATTACAGTTTTTTGAACTTTAGTCGGCAGACCACTTTATTTCACTAATTCTCATTTACAAAATAAACCATGAACGAATGTTAATAATAAGTTCAATAATAAgatcattaatttttttttctaaccTTGCATACTTTTGAGCATGCAATTAGCTTCAACATTGTCTCATGTTTTGATGAACAAAGAAAATACCACATTATAAGGAAAGCTTAACCGTGTTACCAAGTATATGAGATTTATTTTCGGAAGTCTATCGAAACAGTAGTGATACTTTAATTTTCTGATGATGATCATCATTCCACTTTATGGACTGCAACTCAGTTGAAGTACATTTCATAAAAATATCAGGCGGATATCGACAATAGTGGCACAATTGATTATGGGGAGTTCATTGCTGCAACTTTGCATATAAACAAAGTTGAAAAGGAGGATAAGCTCTTTGCTGCTTTCTCATACTTTGACaaagatggcagtggttacataACTCAAGATGAGCTCCaaaaggcatgtgaggagtttggtATAGGAGATACCCGACTTGAGGATATTATTGGGGACGTCGATCAGGACAATGTGAGTAGACCAGATTTACTATTCCAATTAAGATTGGTAAAATCAATCTGTCTAATTCATCCATCATATATTTTGCAGGATGGCCGGATCGACTACAATGAGTTTGTTGCAATGATGCAGAAGGGAGATAATCCTCTGGGAAGAAAGGGACATCAAAGTAATGCTAATTTTGGTCTTGGAGACGCACTTAAGCTTCGGTAAAATAGGTAATAGATGCTTGTTTTCCCTAGTTTACCTTTTTTTATGGATAACGTAGCATCATTAAGGTATCTGATTGATTATTGCTCTTACTGTTAGTTTGTTCTACTTACTGTTTGTATTGTTTTATAGGAGCAGATGTTTCCCTTCATAGCAAAGTTAGCATTCAGCAACTAAGAAATCC harbors:
- the LOC136537874 gene encoding calcium-dependent protein kinase 11; its protein translation is MGNTCVGPSATGRNGFLANVTLWRPRVDDPAAAPALPPPSSPASDKAPDPVTIPESEHSSHHSSRSTDLPPPAPASQPQAQDNPPAKKPAPKVKRVQSAGLLADSVLKRDVNTARLKDLYTIGKKLGQGQFGTTYLCVEKATGREFACKSIAKRKLLTEEDVDDVRREIQIMHHLAGHANVVSIIGAYEDAVAVQLVMELCAGGELFDRIIQRGHYSEKAAAQLARVIVGVVEACHSLGVMHRDLKPENFLFINQKEDSPLKAIDFGLSIFFKPGEMFTDVVGSPYYVAPEVLLKYYGREVDVWSAGVIIYILLSGVPPFWDESEQGIFEQVLKGDLDFSSEPWPSISESAKDLVRKMLIRDPKKRLTAHEALCHPWVCVDGVAPDKPLDSAVLSRLKQFSAMNKLKKMALRVIAESLSEEEIAGLKEMFKMLDTDNSGHITMEELKTGLQRVGANLMDSEINALMEAADIDNSGTIDYGEFIAATLHINKVEKEDKLFAAFSYFDKDGSGYITQDELQKACEEFGIGDTRLEDIIGDVDQDNDGRIDYNEFVAMMQKGDNPLGRKGHQSNANFGLGDALKLR